The segment CGAAGGGACAGGCGAGCGGTTTCTGCCTTGAGATCATTGGTGAGGAAGGACGCTTGGATGTGGAAAATACAGTAACTTTGTCGACAGGTGTCGGCAGATCTGAGTTGCTGGACCTACCACCACACATGATAACCGGTATCCCCGCCTACATTGAAGAGCTCATTGGAGTGATAGAGAACGGCGGCGAATTGCTCTCTCCTGGATCGGAAGGGAAGAAAGTGGTCGAGATTATTATCGGATTCCTCAAGTCGCAAGAGCGCGGGAATGTGCGTGTAGACCTGCCGCTGCCGCCGGGGAATTGATACCGTATCCGGTAGTTACATCATCAGATGGCGTGTAACCCAACAAAGACTATACCTTTGCAAAAATTTGGGAATAGGTGGTTCAGTACGAAACTTCCTGAAGATAAATTGAAGAAAATCGTGTGAGCGATCCTCATATTAGGTAATCTCAATTCAATTTCGGAGGTGTAGTTTTATGAAACTGATGTATTATCTGATATGTTTTGTTATGGGACTACTCATGGTTGGTTGCGGCGGCGAGGATGAACCTGTAACTAAAGATAAGCCCGCCCCGCTCGTTCCAGTGGTGAATCTTATTAGGAGCGAACCACCAAGCGGTAGCGTTATTTGGACTATAGATGCTCTAGACACTCCTGTAGAAATTAAATTATTTTTCGATCGCCTTCCTTCTTACGTCTCTGTGGGTGGAATTCGGGCTCAACTTCAAGACGATCACGCCACTTGGGAAGTTACCACGCAACAATTATTGGATGCGTTGGAGCCAAACCCAGCAGTGAAGGCAGGTGCGGATTTATCAGTAGCTTGGGTAAATCCTGATGCTTCTGACGGAAAAGCCACACTTACGTTTAGAATAGGGCTCGTAGGAGAGCAAGCTGAAATATTCTCTGGTACGGTTACAGATGGTGAATCAGACGTTGACCCCGAGCCACTGAACGCAGGCGGATTCCGTTTTGATTTCGATAGAGAAGTTAGGGGGAACGTTACAATCAGACAGAAAGATGGGGAACCGCTGAATTGGATTTCTAGCTTTGCTGGTGCTACAGCGACGCTCACCGCTATAGCAGGAAGAGAACTCCGGCACGGTGTTGTTTATGTCATCCATATCGAAGTAATAAATAATGTTGATGCTAAGACTGAGTTCACGATTACATTTAGAACTAAGGATGAATAATTTCTCTTCTGTGTTCCTACTCCAAGTCACATTTTAGATGAACGGTTCAGGATACAGAGGAAGCATTTATGCTTAGTTATGGAGCGAAACATGTACGTTCAGTATACAGACCTACCCGCACCAAGATCGCTACCCGAAGGGACGACGCTTGAATACGCGACACAGGATCAGGACTGTCGTTCTCTTGAACGATTTGCCCTCCGTACCCTCAATGCAGGGAAGCGTACTCCAGAGATTATCGATGAATCGCGTGAATCATTTTGGATTATCATCAGTGGAGAGGGGACGATGACCCGTGGCGATGAAACCACCCAAATCCAACCGCGAGACCTAATCATCACGCCGCCGGGAGTTGCTCATTCACTCACCGCCGGGGATACGCCCGTCAAATGGTTTGACGTTGCGTTTCATTCTGCCACTTGGGAGATTGCCGCGGACGCGTTGGACGATGGTATTGGAGACTCACACGGCGATCATGTCCACGGCAAGCCGGCACTGGTCCGGGGTGAGGAACTGCCACCGCAGGAGGGGGATTCCTGTTACCGGTATCCTCACGCCCGACCGCATTCGACGTTAGATCATTGGGATCAGAATAGCAGTGAGCCGGGAGCACGTGCCGCTAACCATGTCCACGACAGCCATGAGGAGTTTTGGTACATCCACGAAGGTTCGGGGCATGTCGAACAAAACGGGCAAATCTTTGAGGTTTCCGCGGGAGATCTCATCGGACATGCGCCGGGCGTCCATCATACGCTCATCGCTGAGAAGGAGCCGATCCGTTGGTACTGCTTCTGTATGAATCGCTGGCTAATGCCACTTGTCAAAGACGCGCTCGTTGAGGTTTAACTGTGCCGAACAAACT is part of the Candidatus Poribacteria bacterium genome and harbors:
- a CDS encoding cupin domain-containing protein; its protein translation is MYVQYTDLPAPRSLPEGTTLEYATQDQDCRSLERFALRTLNAGKRTPEIIDESRESFWIIISGEGTMTRGDETTQIQPRDLIITPPGVAHSLTAGDTPVKWFDVAFHSATWEIAADALDDGIGDSHGDHVHGKPALVRGEELPPQEGDSCYRYPHARPHSTLDHWDQNSSEPGARAANHVHDSHEEFWYIHEGSGHVEQNGQIFEVSAGDLIGHAPGVHHTLIAEKEPIRWYCFCMNRWLMPLVKDALVEV